A section of the Rossellomorea marisflavi genome encodes:
- a CDS encoding gamma carbonic anhydrase family protein: protein MLYPYYNKKPLIAESAYIADYVTISGDVEIGEESSVWFNSVIRGDVAPTKIGKKVNIQDNSVLHQSPDNPLIIEDEVTVGHAVILHSCKIRKKALIGMGSIILDNAEIGEGAFIGAGSLVPQGKVIPPNTLAFGRPAKVVRELNEDDIMDMERISREYAEKAQHYKAAKPL from the coding sequence GTGCTCTATCCATATTATAATAAAAAACCGCTCATTGCAGAGTCTGCATATATTGCAGATTATGTGACAATCTCCGGGGATGTCGAGATCGGGGAAGAATCGAGCGTCTGGTTCAATTCCGTCATCCGCGGGGATGTCGCCCCGACCAAGATCGGAAAAAAGGTCAATATCCAGGATAACTCCGTGCTTCACCAAAGTCCGGACAACCCCCTGATCATCGAGGATGAAGTCACCGTAGGTCACGCAGTCATCCTGCACAGCTGCAAAATCCGAAAAAAGGCGTTGATCGGCATGGGTTCGATCATACTGGATAATGCCGAGATCGGTGAAGGCGCCTTCATCGGAGCCGGGAGCCTGGTCCCTCAAGGGAAAGTCATCCCTCCCAATACCCTTGCATTCGGAAGACCCGCCAAGGTTGTCAGGGAGTTGAATGAAGACGATATCATGGACATGGAGCGGATCTCAAGGGAGTATGCGGAAAAAGCGCAGCATTATAAAGCCGCCAAGCCCCTCTAG
- a CDS encoding LLM class flavin-dependent oxidoreductase has product MAIKLSILDQSPIAEGMSPQEALQNTVKLAQHADRLGYERFWVSEHHDSTSLAGSSPEVLIAHLAQNTERIKVGSGGVMLPHYSSYKVAENFRLLEGLNPERIDLGLGRAPGGMPMATMALHDGKPRDVDRYPEQIDDLLGYMTDNLPASHPYQGLTAAPQIATMPEVWLLGSSPSSAMLAAQKGLPYTFAQFINGEGGPQYTAAYRNNFVPSPYLDQPKNIVAVFAICGETDEEAERIASSIDLSILMIEQGMRSNGTPSPEKAAQYHYSPFELLRIKENRKRMVVGSPETVKNKILALSEQYQTDEVMLVSITYDFNDKLKSFELIANALMDA; this is encoded by the coding sequence TTGGCCATTAAATTAAGCATTCTCGATCAATCACCGATCGCAGAAGGAATGAGCCCACAAGAGGCTCTTCAAAATACAGTAAAACTCGCACAGCATGCCGATCGATTGGGCTATGAGCGTTTCTGGGTGTCTGAACACCATGATTCCACCAGCCTTGCCGGTTCTTCACCGGAAGTATTGATCGCCCATCTTGCACAGAATACAGAGAGGATCAAGGTAGGCTCAGGCGGAGTGATGCTCCCCCACTACAGCTCGTACAAAGTGGCCGAAAACTTCCGATTGCTCGAGGGTCTGAACCCTGAACGGATCGACCTCGGTCTTGGAAGGGCTCCTGGCGGGATGCCCATGGCCACGATGGCCCTACACGACGGGAAACCGAGGGACGTCGACCGCTATCCTGAGCAAATCGACGATCTTCTCGGATATATGACGGATAACCTGCCGGCATCCCACCCATACCAGGGACTGACGGCTGCTCCGCAGATCGCTACGATGCCTGAAGTGTGGCTGCTCGGATCGAGTCCATCGAGCGCCATGTTGGCCGCTCAAAAAGGACTACCGTACACATTCGCCCAGTTCATCAATGGCGAGGGCGGTCCGCAATACACCGCGGCTTACCGCAACAACTTCGTGCCAAGCCCTTATCTTGATCAGCCAAAGAATATTGTCGCTGTCTTTGCAATCTGTGGCGAAACGGATGAAGAAGCTGAAAGGATCGCCTCGAGCATCGATCTTTCTATCCTCATGATCGAACAGGGGATGCGCTCGAACGGAACACCGAGCCCCGAGAAAGCGGCCCAGTACCACTACAGTCCGTTCGAACTTCTACGGATCAAGGAGAATCGGAAGCGGATGGTTGTCGGAAGCCCCGAAACCGTGAAAAATAAGATCCTCGCCTTGAGCGAGCAGTATCAAACAGACGAAGTCATGCTCGTGAGCATCACGTATGATTTCAACGATAAGCTGAAATCATTCGAATTGATTGCCAATGCACTGATGGACGCATAA
- a CDS encoding immune inhibitor A domain-containing protein — protein MKSRKIMSVAMAAALSAGLFAVPASAHDATPVNVLKDPVSKKVHNHGEGPFDLAIANEEKLIEMLKEKGDISKNASASEAEKGLQKFLNEKSDGLKELEDDGELKEEKEKLEKKITQNKKKGKGNNNKKKHRNLDPVKEEYYDGDVREDKVLVVLMEFPDFPHNSIQEDETDMYYDDYVQKHYEDMVFGNRGYKGPNGEKLVSMKQFYEQQTNGAYTVDGEVTKWYMAKHPAAYYGGNGANGSDARPRELVKEALEAVAADPDVDLSEFDQEDRYDLNGNGNTREPDGIVDHLMVVHSAVGEEAGGGSLGEDAIWSHRWNLGSVFPIKGTETDVPYWEGNMAAYDYTIQPADGAAGVFAHEYGHDLGLPDEYDTQYTGTGEAVAYWSIMASGSWAGKVPGTEPTGFSAWSKEFLQAAHGGNWLKYDEVSLDELNKKGAEFYLDQANTKGTNADALKITLPDKETPVNKPFSGKYSYFSGSGNELDNSAVVDVNLSSASSAEFSFKAWYDIEQDWDYGSVQVSEDGKQWTTIPGNITTDADPNSQNPGNGITGKSDGWIDAKFDLSAYKGKKVQVKINYWTDVAAVYPGLYVDDIKVTADGKQVFFDDAEGKPKVKLDGFAQDTGVKKSEHYYLLEWRNHQGVDKGLAHIKRGDSLMSYDPGLVIWYADESYDDNWTGIHPGDGYLGVVDADQIPIRWSDGSVASTRYQIHDAAFSMDNSKKMFIDYRDLLGLTLTDKDTKKNPEFYDRKDYSNTRMPDAGRNVPEYGLKVKVTGQSKDKSVGRIEVSKH, from the coding sequence TTGAAGTCTAGAAAGATCATGTCTGTTGCCATGGCCGCAGCGCTCAGTGCCGGTTTATTTGCCGTACCTGCATCCGCTCATGACGCCACTCCGGTGAACGTCCTGAAGGACCCGGTGTCGAAGAAGGTACATAACCACGGGGAAGGACCGTTTGACCTTGCCATCGCCAATGAAGAGAAGTTGATCGAGATGCTCAAGGAAAAAGGGGATATTTCAAAGAATGCTTCCGCTTCTGAAGCTGAAAAAGGATTGCAGAAGTTCCTGAATGAAAAATCCGATGGCTTGAAGGAGCTTGAAGATGATGGAGAGCTGAAGGAAGAGAAAGAGAAGCTCGAGAAGAAAATCACCCAGAACAAAAAGAAGGGAAAGGGTAACAATAACAAAAAGAAACATCGTAACCTGGACCCTGTAAAGGAAGAATACTATGACGGGGATGTCAGGGAGGACAAGGTCCTTGTCGTCCTGATGGAATTCCCTGATTTTCCTCACAATTCGATCCAGGAAGATGAAACCGACATGTACTATGACGATTATGTGCAAAAGCACTATGAAGACATGGTATTCGGTAATAGAGGATACAAAGGTCCCAATGGGGAGAAGCTGGTCTCCATGAAGCAATTCTACGAACAACAAACGAACGGTGCCTATACGGTCGATGGGGAAGTCACGAAATGGTATATGGCCAAGCATCCGGCAGCCTACTACGGCGGCAACGGAGCGAATGGCAGTGACGCAAGGCCGAGGGAACTCGTCAAGGAAGCACTTGAAGCTGTTGCGGCAGATCCCGATGTAGATCTTAGTGAGTTCGATCAGGAAGACCGCTATGATCTGAATGGAAACGGGAATACCCGCGAGCCGGACGGCATTGTCGATCACCTCATGGTCGTTCACTCTGCTGTCGGTGAAGAAGCGGGCGGCGGAAGCCTTGGAGAAGATGCCATCTGGTCCCACCGTTGGAACCTTGGCAGCGTATTCCCGATCAAAGGAACGGAAACGGACGTTCCATACTGGGAAGGCAACATGGCTGCGTATGACTATACGATCCAGCCGGCAGACGGAGCTGCAGGGGTGTTCGCCCATGAGTACGGACATGACCTCGGACTTCCGGATGAATATGATACCCAGTATACAGGAACAGGTGAAGCAGTAGCTTACTGGTCGATCATGGCAAGTGGAAGCTGGGCAGGGAAGGTACCTGGCACAGAACCGACCGGATTCAGTGCATGGTCCAAGGAATTCCTCCAGGCTGCCCATGGTGGCAACTGGCTGAAGTACGATGAGGTCAGCCTCGATGAGCTGAACAAAAAAGGTGCAGAATTCTATCTTGACCAGGCCAATACGAAGGGTACAAATGCAGATGCATTGAAGATCACGTTGCCGGATAAAGAAACACCGGTCAACAAGCCGTTCAGCGGAAAATACAGCTACTTCAGCGGCAGTGGAAACGAGCTTGATAATTCCGCGGTCGTCGATGTGAATCTGTCATCTGCCTCAAGTGCAGAATTCTCCTTCAAAGCTTGGTATGATATCGAGCAGGATTGGGATTACGGATCTGTTCAAGTAAGCGAGGACGGGAAACAGTGGACAACCATCCCGGGTAATATCACAACGGATGCAGACCCGAATAGCCAAAACCCTGGCAACGGGATCACCGGAAAATCCGACGGCTGGATCGATGCCAAGTTTGACCTGAGTGCGTATAAAGGGAAAAAAGTCCAAGTGAAAATCAACTACTGGACGGATGTAGCAGCCGTTTATCCTGGTCTTTATGTAGACGATATCAAGGTGACGGCAGATGGGAAACAAGTATTCTTCGATGATGCTGAGGGCAAACCGAAAGTGAAGCTTGATGGATTTGCGCAGGATACGGGAGTTAAAAAATCAGAACATTACTATCTTCTTGAGTGGAGAAACCACCAGGGAGTCGATAAAGGACTGGCTCATATCAAACGTGGTGACAGCCTCATGTCATATGATCCGGGCCTTGTGATCTGGTACGCAGATGAATCGTACGACGACAACTGGACGGGCATCCACCCTGGTGATGGATACCTTGGAGTGGTCGATGCGGATCAAATACCGATTAGATGGAGTGATGGTTCCGTTGCTTCCACCCGCTATCAGATCCATGACGCTGCATTCAGCATGGATAATTCGAAAAAGATGTTCATTGATTACCGCGACCTTCTCGGGTTGACGCTTACCGATAAGGATACGAAGAAAAATCCTGAGTTCTATGACAGGAAAGACTACTCGAATACAAGGATGCCGGATGCGGGACGAAATGTTCCTGAATATGGCCTGAAAGTCAAAGTGACGGGTCAAAGTAAAGACAAGTCCGTAGGGCGCATCGAAGTATCTAAACATTAA
- a CDS encoding tetraprenyl-beta-curcumene synthase family protein: MSIPSDPFSLMTKVYRNVFPHVHHELDQWKMKAEAIPNEELRRQALSSIEHKTFHCEGGGIMSLLSLDKKVETIRFIVAYQTISDYLDNLCDRSVSLDPDDFALLHQSMRDSLDVGAEPVNYYALREDQDDGGYLEALVRTCQGVLKGLRNYEAIKAELAQLCDYYCDLQIHKHVKQEERVERLQGWFESHRENLPDMDWYEFSACSGSTLGIFCLVSYANRADFHPSYTDKIKSGYFPYIQGLHILLDYFIDQEEDREGGDLNFCFYYENEEHMKERLLHFLRKADEHTEGLPHAHFHRLINKGLIGVYLSDDKARKQRDVHHFSKEFINESGWITKFFYFNGKMYRKWRSRKKTS, encoded by the coding sequence GTGTCCATACCAAGCGATCCATTTTCATTAATGACAAAAGTATATCGAAATGTTTTTCCACACGTTCATCACGAACTTGATCAGTGGAAAATGAAGGCCGAAGCGATCCCGAATGAAGAATTGAGGCGACAGGCCCTCTCAAGCATTGAACATAAGACGTTTCACTGTGAGGGCGGTGGCATCATGTCCCTCCTTTCCCTTGATAAGAAAGTAGAGACGATCCGTTTCATCGTGGCCTATCAAACGATCAGCGATTACCTCGACAATCTGTGTGATCGGAGCGTCTCCCTAGATCCGGATGATTTTGCCCTCCTTCACCAGTCCATGAGGGATTCCCTTGATGTCGGTGCAGAACCCGTGAACTACTATGCCCTCAGGGAAGACCAGGATGATGGCGGATACCTCGAAGCACTGGTCAGGACGTGCCAGGGTGTCCTCAAGGGTCTCCGGAATTATGAAGCGATCAAAGCCGAGCTCGCTCAGCTTTGTGATTACTACTGCGATCTGCAGATACATAAGCATGTGAAACAGGAGGAGCGCGTCGAACGGCTGCAGGGCTGGTTCGAATCCCACAGGGAGAACCTTCCCGACATGGACTGGTATGAATTCTCGGCGTGCTCCGGATCGACCCTCGGGATCTTCTGCCTCGTCTCGTATGCAAATCGGGCCGATTTCCATCCGTCCTATACGGATAAAATCAAGAGCGGCTACTTCCCTTATATACAGGGACTACATATTCTACTCGATTATTTCATCGATCAGGAAGAAGATAGGGAAGGGGGAGACCTTAACTTCTGCTTCTATTATGAAAATGAAGAGCACATGAAGGAACGGCTCCTTCACTTCCTCCGTAAAGCGGATGAGCATACGGAAGGACTCCCACACGCCCATTTCCACCGATTGATCAACAAAGGGCTGATCGGCGTCTATCTGTCAGATGATAAAGCAAGGAAGCAGCGGGACGTTCATCACTTTTCAAAAGAATTCATCAATGAATCTGGCTGGATCACGAAATTCTTCTATTTCAATGGTAAAATGTATCGGAAATGGAGAAGCCGGAAAAAAACATCTTAA
- a CDS encoding TIGR01212 family radical SAM protein (This family includes YhcC from E. coli K-12, an uncharacterized radical SAM protein.), whose amino-acid sequence MFAIETNPFPYAADQKRYHTWNYHLRGHFGHKVFKVALDGGFDCPNRDGTAAFGGCTFCSAAGSGDFAGNRAESLEKQFHDIKDKMHKKWKDGKYLAYFQAFTNTHAPVEVLRERYESVLKQDGVIGLSIATRPDCLPDDVVEYLAELNERTYLWVELGLQTVHEKTAGLINRAHDYECYKEGVRKLRKHGIRVCSHIINGLPLETDEMMLKTAAEVAKLDVQGIKIHLLHLLKGTPMVKQYEKGLLEFLDFDRYIQLVCDQLEIIPPEMVVHRITGDGPIDLMVGPMWSVNKWSVLNAIDDEMKRRESWQGKYYKVDVTT is encoded by the coding sequence AGACAAACCCATTTCCATATGCAGCAGACCAAAAACGCTACCACACCTGGAATTATCATCTGCGCGGACACTTCGGCCATAAAGTGTTCAAAGTAGCACTGGATGGAGGATTCGACTGTCCGAACCGTGACGGTACGGCCGCATTTGGTGGATGCACCTTTTGCAGCGCGGCAGGTTCTGGAGACTTTGCAGGCAACAGGGCCGAATCATTAGAAAAACAATTCCATGATATCAAGGATAAAATGCATAAAAAATGGAAGGACGGCAAATACCTTGCCTATTTCCAAGCTTTCACCAATACCCACGCCCCCGTCGAGGTACTACGGGAACGCTATGAATCCGTGCTGAAGCAGGACGGGGTCATCGGCCTGTCCATCGCCACACGCCCGGATTGTCTTCCAGATGACGTGGTGGAGTATCTGGCTGAATTGAACGAAAGAACGTATCTATGGGTGGAGCTCGGGCTTCAGACGGTCCATGAAAAGACGGCAGGCCTAATCAATCGTGCCCATGATTATGAATGCTACAAAGAAGGTGTCAGGAAGTTAAGGAAGCACGGAATCCGGGTTTGTTCCCATATCATCAACGGCCTTCCACTGGAAACAGACGAGATGATGCTTAAGACCGCTGCCGAAGTGGCAAAACTCGATGTACAGGGAATCAAAATCCATCTTCTGCATCTTCTGAAAGGTACACCGATGGTGAAACAATACGAAAAAGGACTTCTTGAGTTCCTTGATTTTGATCGATACATACAATTGGTTTGTGATCAGCTCGAGATCATCCCTCCCGAAATGGTGGTGCACAGGATCACCGGAGATGGTCCCATCGATCTTATGGTGGGCCCGATGTGGAGCGTGAATAAATGGAGCGTGCTGAACGCCATTGATGATGAAATGAAGCGCCGCGAAAGTTGGCAGGGAAAATATTACAAAGTGGATGTGACAACATGA
- the metK gene encoding methionine adenosyltransferase: MSTKRRLFTSESVTEGHPDKICDQISDSILDAILTNDPNARVACETSVTTGLVLVAGEITTNTYVDIPKIVRETIREIGYTRAKYGFDAETCAVLTSIDEQSADIAQGVDQALEAREGQMSEEEIDAIGAGDQGLMFGFACNETKELMPLPISLSHKISRRLTEVRKEEILPYLRPDGKTQVTVEYDENDKPVRIDTIVISTQHHPEVTLEQIQRNLKEYVIDPVVPKELIDENTKYFINPTGRFVIGGPQGDAGLTGRKIIVDTYGGYARHGGGAFSGKDATKVDRSAAYAARYVAKNIVAAGLAEKCEVQLAYAIGVAQPVSISVDTFGTGQVSEDVLVDVVRNNFDLRPAGIIKMLDLRRPIYKQTAAYGHFGRNDLDLPWERTDKADALKAEALA, from the coding sequence ATGTCAACTAAACGTCGTCTGTTTACATCTGAGTCCGTAACGGAAGGACATCCAGATAAAATTTGTGACCAAATCTCTGATTCAATTCTTGATGCTATTCTTACGAATGATCCCAATGCGCGTGTAGCTTGTGAAACATCCGTTACTACTGGTCTCGTTCTTGTTGCCGGTGAAATCACAACCAACACGTATGTCGATATCCCGAAAATCGTCCGCGAAACCATCCGCGAAATCGGATATACGCGTGCAAAATACGGTTTCGATGCTGAAACATGTGCCGTCCTCACATCAATCGATGAGCAATCGGCTGATATCGCTCAAGGGGTGGATCAGGCCCTTGAAGCCCGTGAAGGACAAATGAGCGAGGAAGAGATCGACGCCATCGGTGCCGGTGACCAAGGTCTCATGTTCGGATTCGCCTGTAATGAAACGAAGGAGCTTATGCCTCTTCCGATCTCCCTTTCTCATAAGATCTCCCGTCGCCTGACTGAAGTACGTAAAGAAGAGATCCTTCCTTACCTTCGTCCGGATGGGAAAACGCAAGTGACGGTTGAGTACGATGAGAACGACAAGCCTGTCCGCATCGACACGATTGTCATCTCTACGCAGCATCACCCTGAAGTGACGCTTGAGCAAATCCAGCGCAATCTGAAGGAATATGTGATCGATCCGGTCGTTCCAAAAGAATTGATCGACGAAAACACAAAATACTTCATCAACCCGACTGGTCGCTTCGTTATCGGTGGACCTCAAGGAGATGCCGGTCTGACAGGCCGTAAGATCATCGTTGATACGTATGGTGGATACGCGCGTCACGGCGGTGGTGCATTCTCTGGTAAGGATGCTACCAAGGTTGACCGCTCTGCGGCCTATGCTGCACGTTACGTTGCGAAAAACATCGTGGCTGCAGGACTTGCCGAGAAGTGTGAAGTTCAGCTTGCATACGCCATCGGTGTTGCACAACCCGTATCGATCTCTGTCGACACATTCGGAACCGGACAAGTATCCGAAGATGTATTGGTGGACGTTGTCCGCAATAACTTCGATCTTCGCCCGGCAGGCATCATCAAGATGCTTGACCTTCGTCGCCCGATCTACAAACAGACGGCTGCTTACGGTCACTTCGGACGTAATGACCTTGATCTTCCTTGGGAGCGTACAGACAAAGCAGACGCTCTTAAAGCAGAAGCGCTTGCTTGA
- a CDS encoding lmo0937 family membrane protein — protein sequence MIWTIIGILLILWLLGLIFKIGGAVIHVLLVIAIVVFIFNRITGRKKGL from the coding sequence ATGATTTGGACGATTATCGGTATTTTATTGATTTTATGGCTTCTTGGTCTTATTTTCAAAATTGGGGGCGCGGTGATTCACGTATTGCTCGTGATTGCCATCGTCGTGTTCATCTTCAACCGCATTACAGGGCGTAAGAAAGGACTGTAG
- the pckA gene encoding phosphoenolpyruvate carboxykinase (ATP), with the protein MNTVSKSNELTQLLNGENIHQQLSVPQLVEKILQRNEGILTSSGAVRAKTGKYTGRSPQDKFIVEEASSKDKIEWGKVNQPISEESFDRLYGKVLDYLQQKEELFVFNGYAGADRKHRLPIQVINELAWHNLFAHQLFIRPEDGELSGHEPEFTIVSAPHFKADPAVDGTHSETFIIVSFEKRIVLIGGTEYAGEMKKSIFSVMNYVLPESEILSMHCSANVGLEGDVALFFGLSGTGKTTLSADPNRRLIGDDEHGWSPNGVFNIEGGCYAKCIGLTREKEPQIFDAIRFGSVLENVAVDEDTRASDYEDASMTENTRAAYPLQAMENIVDPSVAGHPNTIVFLTADAFGVLPPISKLTKEQAMYHFLSGYTSKLAGTERGITSPEATFSTCFGSPFLPLPAIRYAEMLGKKIDEHNAQVYLVNTGWTGGEYGVGSRMKLSYTRSMVQAALEGELTHVETKTDEIFGLHIPHHVPGVPDEVLQPKKTWMNEDAYESKAKELAYKFNENFKKFSMMTGEIEAKGGPLV; encoded by the coding sequence ATGAATACTGTGAGCAAATCAAATGAGTTGACGCAATTACTGAACGGCGAAAACATACACCAACAATTATCCGTCCCGCAGCTGGTGGAAAAAATCCTTCAGCGAAACGAAGGGATCCTGACCTCATCCGGTGCCGTCAGGGCCAAAACCGGAAAATACACCGGTCGCTCACCTCAGGATAAATTCATTGTGGAAGAAGCTTCCTCCAAAGATAAAATCGAGTGGGGCAAGGTCAATCAGCCGATCTCGGAAGAATCATTTGACCGATTGTATGGAAAGGTCCTTGATTACCTTCAACAAAAAGAAGAACTGTTCGTGTTCAACGGGTATGCGGGAGCCGACCGTAAGCACCGCCTTCCAATCCAGGTGATCAATGAGCTTGCGTGGCATAATCTGTTCGCTCATCAGCTCTTCATCCGTCCCGAAGACGGGGAGCTGAGCGGTCACGAACCGGAATTCACGATTGTATCGGCCCCTCATTTCAAAGCAGATCCCGCTGTGGATGGGACCCATTCTGAAACGTTCATCATCGTTTCGTTCGAGAAACGAATCGTCCTTATCGGCGGCACGGAGTATGCGGGTGAAATGAAGAAGTCAATCTTTTCCGTCATGAACTACGTTCTACCCGAGTCGGAAATCCTTTCCATGCACTGCTCTGCCAACGTGGGCCTTGAAGGTGATGTCGCTCTCTTCTTCGGACTGTCAGGTACAGGTAAAACGACCCTTTCTGCCGATCCCAACCGCAGGCTCATCGGTGATGACGAGCATGGCTGGTCACCGAACGGCGTATTCAATATCGAGGGGGGCTGCTATGCAAAATGCATCGGCCTGACCCGCGAAAAAGAGCCTCAGATCTTCGATGCGATCCGCTTCGGTTCCGTACTGGAGAATGTGGCAGTCGATGAAGATACCCGTGCCTCTGATTATGAGGATGCATCCATGACGGAAAACACGCGGGCAGCCTATCCCCTTCAAGCGATGGAAAATATCGTCGACCCAAGCGTTGCCGGTCATCCGAACACGATCGTATTCCTGACGGCGGACGCATTCGGTGTGCTACCTCCAATCAGCAAGCTTACAAAGGAGCAGGCCATGTACCACTTCTTGAGCGGTTATACGTCCAAGCTTGCCGGCACAGAACGCGGCATCACATCCCCTGAAGCAACCTTCTCTACCTGCTTCGGGTCACCGTTCCTCCCTCTTCCTGCCATCCGCTACGCGGAGATGCTCGGCAAGAAGATCGATGAACATAATGCCCAGGTATACCTCGTGAACACCGGATGGACCGGCGGGGAATATGGCGTCGGCAGCCGGATGAAGCTGTCCTATACGCGCTCCATGGTCCAGGCGGCACTTGAAGGGGAGCTCACCCACGTGGAGACCAAGACCGATGAAATCTTCGGGCTGCATATCCCCCATCATGTCCCTGGGGTACCTGATGAGGTGCTCCAGCCGAAAAAAACCTGGATGAATGAAGATGCGTACGAGTCAAAAGCGAAAGAACTGGCCTACAAATTCAATGAGAACTTCAAAAAGTTCAGCATGATGACAGGTGAGATCGAAGCAAAGGGCGGACCCCTCGTCTGA
- a CDS encoding class I SAM-dependent methyltransferase: MKLDRILPFARQLLERAVSPGDVVIDATLGNGHDTLFLARLVGENGRVYGFDIQEEAIENTKEQLDTHELAPRVTLFHQGHETVMNVIPPVHHGKVTGAIFNLGYLPGGDKEIVTRPKTTILALNQILEMMAPEGILVLVIYHGHPEGAVERDYILRYVEKLDQNYVHVLRYQFMNQLNHPPFIVALEKR, from the coding sequence ATGAAATTAGACAGAATTCTACCATTTGCAAGGCAGCTTCTTGAGCGTGCCGTAAGCCCCGGGGATGTCGTGATCGACGCTACGCTAGGGAATGGGCACGATACGCTGTTCCTCGCCAGGCTCGTAGGAGAAAATGGCAGGGTCTACGGCTTTGACATCCAGGAAGAAGCCATCGAGAATACGAAAGAGCAACTTGATACCCACGAATTGGCGCCTCGGGTCACCCTGTTCCATCAGGGCCATGAGACCGTGATGAATGTGATCCCCCCCGTCCATCACGGGAAAGTGACAGGGGCCATCTTCAATCTCGGCTACCTGCCGGGGGGAGATAAGGAGATCGTAACCCGTCCGAAGACGACGATCCTCGCCCTCAATCAGATCCTTGAAATGATGGCGCCTGAAGGAATCCTCGTCCTTGTGATCTATCACGGACACCCGGAAGGCGCGGTGGAGAGGGATTATATCCTCCGCTATGTGGAGAAGCTCGACCAGAATTATGTCCACGTCCTCCGCTATCAGTTCATGAATCAGCTCAACCACCCGCCATTCATCGTGGCACTGGAAAAAAGATAA
- a CDS encoding alpha/beta fold hydrolase codes for MWKWETDQEAKAVIVIIHGAMEHHGRYGWLIEMWRSAGYHVVMGDLPGQGMTSRSMRGHIESFEEYLIEVKDWIQAAYQFELPVFVIGHSMGGLVAVRLLQESHVNLAGVILSSPCLGLMNYPNKSVDLLSYGLNKVAPSVKFPSGLSINMATRNAEVREIDSNDSLYITKVSVRWYRELINAMKHAHQELDKMPDYPLLVMQAGDDQIVDKRAVKKWFTELSLSEMHYKEWAKCYHELYNEPEREEIFEYSKSFIESRLKTLGYIV; via the coding sequence ATGTGGAAATGGGAAACGGATCAAGAAGCAAAGGCAGTCATCGTCATCATTCACGGAGCAATGGAGCATCACGGCCGTTATGGTTGGCTCATTGAAATGTGGCGCTCGGCAGGGTATCATGTCGTCATGGGGGACCTGCCCGGCCAGGGTATGACCTCGAGGAGCATGAGGGGACATATCGAATCATTCGAAGAGTACCTCATCGAAGTGAAGGATTGGATACAGGCAGCCTATCAGTTCGAACTCCCTGTATTCGTGATCGGTCACAGCATGGGTGGACTTGTCGCCGTGCGTCTGCTCCAGGAATCGCATGTGAATCTTGCAGGAGTCATCCTTTCCTCGCCCTGCCTCGGATTGATGAATTATCCGAACAAGTCGGTGGACCTGCTTTCATATGGCCTCAATAAAGTTGCCCCATCGGTTAAATTCCCATCGGGATTATCCATCAATATGGCGACCAGGAACGCTGAAGTCCGTGAGATCGACAGCAACGATTCCCTCTATATCACGAAAGTCTCTGTCCGGTGGTACCGGGAATTGATCAATGCGATGAAGCATGCTCATCAGGAGCTTGATAAAATGCCTGACTATCCGTTGCTTGTCATGCAGGCGGGGGATGATCAGATCGTAGATAAACGGGCTGTGAAAAAATGGTTTACAGAACTTTCCTTGTCCGAAATGCATTATAAAGAATGGGCAAAATGTTATCATGAACTATACAATGAGCCGGAGAGGGAGGAAATCTTCGAGTACTCCAAGTCTTTCATTGAAAGCCGGCTGAAAACATTGGGTTATATTGTGTAA